CACCAGCCCCGGCAGGCTGCGCGGCTCGAGCCCGTGCAGTCGCAGCCGCGCAAAGGTTTCCGAGGCGCGGTTCCAGGAGCAGTCGACCCCGATCAGGCCGCCAACCTGCGCCAGCTCGAGGTCGGCCAGCGACAGCTCGCGCTCCGCGAACGGGTCCAGCGCAATGCCCATCGGCGGCAGCCGCGTCGGCGCCGGGTAGCTGCGCGCCAGCTCCATGCGGGCGAGCCGTC
This region of Candidatus Poseidoniia archaeon genomic DNA includes:
- a CDS encoding DUF367 domain-containing protein — translated: MSIELRVLELGQDDPRKCTARRLARMELARSYPAPTRLPPMGIALDPFAERELSLADLELAQVGGLIGVDCSWNRASETFARLRLHGLEPRSLPGLVPTNPVNASKLGKLTTAEALAGALAILGERAHAAQLMGAFKWGPAFMALNFPEEAL